DNA from Bradyrhizobium japonicum USDA 6:
ACTTATCCATTCTTTAGTGATAACACAAAATCAGGCCGGGCGAAAGCGCCAACTCTCGCACCGGCCCTAACCCCAGCGCGAAAGGACCTTCTGCGCCATGGCTACCCACGAAACTACCACCATTTCCCGGCTGGTCTCTACACACCGCGACATTACGGAACTGGCGCGCGCACCGATGCCCCTGGACGCCCTGCTTGATGTGGCCTCTGGAATCCAGAGGGAGGTTGTCGGCACGCCATCGGCTGATTGGGCTGAGTTCGGTGCGAAGGCCTGCCTCCTGATCAATGAGCTGACCACAGACCCGACCACCGGTTGGCTGGATGCGATCCGCGAAAGTCTGCGCGCCGACGTCGACCGGTTGGCCGCGATCTGAGAGAGTCGGTCGCGCTCTAATCGCGCGAGCCAAGCGCGAGCCCGCTCCAGCGCAAGTTGGGGCGGGCTTTCACTGTTCTAGGCGCGGGGTTGTTTAGGAATTAGATTAGGAATTGACTGTCGGATATTCATATTTCTCTAGTAATATCAATTAGATATATATAATTTCTGGCGGAAGGGGTGGGATTCGAACCCACGGTACCCTTGCGGGCACGCCGGTTTTCAAGACCGGTGCCTTAAACCACTCGGCCACCCTTCCGGATCAACAGGATCAGGCACTTAGCCTAGCGGACGACCGAACGCAACGCGAACTTGGACCCAGCCCGGACCCAAAGAGCTCAGGATCCAAGAAAACCGGTAGCGAAGGCCGACAAGGTCGAGTTCAGCGCCTCGTCCGTCTGCTTCGCGCGCTTGCGCTTCGCGTAGTTTCGCAAGGGCACCGCCGGGTCCGCCGACGAGCCGTTAGTTCGTTAGTCGAGCGCGCGCCTGTTTGACATTGCGAGAGACGACACGATCGTAGGCCGATAAAGCGGCATCGGTCGCCAGCTCAACCATTTCTCGATAAGCGGCGTCGTTCGTTTGAGTGAAGCTTTCGTGGATTGCTCCGGCAAGCTGCTCGTCTGATACGGCGCCCCCCGGGGCCGCTCGTCCGGTGAGTCGGCTATACAGATTCAAGCGATACACGTCGGCAGCGATTTGCCAGGCCCAATCCTCCAGTCCCAGTTGTTCAACCACCCAGCCGACCCCTTGCTCTATTCGCAGAAAAATTGGGGTAGTCGACGCTGGGCATAGAAAAACTAACTCAGGTTAGAAAAAATCTGCCTTACAAATTCAGGTGGAAGCCGCCGCTCAAGGCGCTAAAGACCGGGCCCGCCGGTTCACGCCGCGCCAGGTGCTCTATGCATTGTCCCGGCGGCGGTGTTCATTTCCAGCCCCGAGATGGGAACTAACAAAAAACCTCGGATACAGATTTTGCGTGCGAAACTTGGCAAGGTTTCAGGCCCTGTCAGTGCACGCTGGCGGGCCTAGCACTCCCGGGAAGCCCACCAGCGGGTGATGAGGCATGGCCGGCTGTCCCACTAGTTTCAAAATAGAACGCTGCCGGGCTCGAAATACATGTCCCGGCAGCGCCTCATTCTCAAACTGAGCACTGAAATCCCAGTTAGCGCTAATTTTGCAATGGGCGTGCCACAGGTTTGTGACTGCGCCCGCCGGCTCACGCTGGCGGGAATTCGCTAGTTGGGGGTGCTGCCGCTCTTGGCCTTGGACGAATGTTTCACTACCGGTTTGGCCGGCGTGGCCGGCTTCTTCGCTTCGTCGCCGCGGGCAGCTCCCCACGGATCGACTGCCTTCTGGTTGGGAACATTGCCGAGGGAGCGTTGATAGGCGCGCTCGGCCCGAATGTCGTTCGCCTTCTCGGCCTCCGTCTTGGCCTTGGACTCTTCGCCGTACATTGGAACATGGTCCTCAGCCCATGCGCTCTGTGCGATCAGGGCGAACATGACAGCGACGGCGATTTTGCGCATCGAGAAACTCCCGGTTCTGCAACTAGCATAACATCGCGCCGATTGCGGCATCAATGCATCGGAGTGGACGAAGCCGCTCGCCTTCCAAGACCGGTGCCTTAAACCACTCGGCCACGCTTCCGGACAGAGAAGGGTTGTCGCTTAACGCAGTCGACCGCGCAAGGCAACGCGAAGTTCGCGCTTGCGGGGGAAAACCAAGTCCGATGGGGAAACAGGCCGGGAAGGGCGAAGCTCGGCTTCGTCGAACAGTCGTTCGGCGCGGATTCGCTCACGGTGTGGCTCGGCGTCGTCCCACGACGACTTGCACGCTGCGCTCAATCGCGCAGCGTTTGATGACCGGACACGTCCGATGGCCGGCGCTGAGCTTGAGCAACGCACTCGTGCTCGCATCCGCCTCATCCGCACGACGCATGGCCAGATCTGTCGATTTGATAAAGGTTGTATGAAATAGATCACGCAACCCGGAAAAATATTCGCGCGTGCTTCGACGTTGAGGGTGCGTGTCTAGGTGACATCACCCAAAAGTTGTGCTTAGTCTCCGGCCGCCTTCTTCGTCTTGCCGTCCGGGGGCTGGAATGGACACCGAAGCATTGACCGTTGCTTATGCGCGCGTGAAGGCGATCCTGGATGAAGCTGCCGGCGATAGCACTGCTGACTATGGTGGCGCTGGACGGTTTTGGGACAAGGGCGCACAGGCGCTGGAGGCGGCCGAGATCTTCGGCATCAGGATGGTTGCTCCAGTGCCGGAGGGGCACGCCTGCTGCATCCCGCCGCATGCGCGCAGCGACGCGTCCGGATTGATTAAGGGATTGCGCGGGGACGCGCCGTTCGACGGCGGCCGGTTCCCGGCGCTGCCGTGGGGCGGCAAGCGCGTCGCGCCCGCTGACGTCGACCGCATTGCCGACTGGATCGATGCCGGCTGCCCGGATGATGCGACCAGCGTCGCAGTCGAGCTTGCGCCTGGCAAGCCGGCGAAGACCGCGACGGTGAAGGTGAGCGAGATCGCCGAGTTTGCGGTGGCTGCCGACGGCTATTCGCCGGCCGCGGATGCCGGCGAGCCCAGGCGGCGCATGAACATCGACTGCATGAGCGAGCCGCAACTCGAACGCCTGCGCCGCGGCTTCCGCCGGCTTTACGACCTCGACCACTGGCCGGAAGACCGGCGCAACTACAACAACCAGGCGCTGATCCACCAGAACCATTGCCAGCACGGCTGGGAGCGCTTCCTGCCCTGGCACCGCGCCTATCTCTACGAGTTCGAACAGAACCTTCAGGACTTCGAGCCCGGGCTGATGCTCCCGTACTGGGACTTCACGATGCCGGAGTACCGGCCGGAGGAGCCGGACAAGGGCCGCATCATTCCGAATTCGATGAAGGCCTATCTCACCGAGGAGGCGGCCGAGACGCTGTTGGCGGCGCTCGACCCGGCGCCGACGGCGGCTCAGAAGAAGGCGATCCTGGCGCTCGCGCGCGACCGCGTTACCTTCACCTCACAGCACAGTTTCTTCTGCTACCTGATCAACACGATCGGCTATTCGGCCGTAACGCCCGATCCCGCGAATGCCAACCGGCAGTGCTTCATCGACGCGCTGCTGCACTCCAACTCGCTCTGGTATCCGCTGCGCTATCCTGCCGAGTACGACGGCGGCGGCACCATCAACCAGGTCATTCACTATCATTACCCGTCGGCCGACGACATCGCCCAGATCCTGAGCCTCAACAATTTCCGCGACTTCGGCGGCGGCAGCGTCTACGACGCGGCGTTCGGATTCCTTGACCAGAATCCGCACAACACCATGCACATCTGGACTGGCGGCCAGAACCCCGATGCCGGGAAGGCGGCCTATGTTTGCCAGGGCGGGCCGACCGCGACGGGAACGACACCGCAGCCGGGCGCCGAAACAGCGCGCCTGCGTGCGCTCACGACGCGCCGCAACAGCGCCGCGCAGGTCGGCGGGCGCCGTTTCCACGCCCGCTCGGATCTCTATTCGCAGCCGCGCTCCGGCGACATGTTCAGCAACCTGACGGCCTCCTACGATCCCGTGTTCTGGCCGATCCACGTCAATATCGATCGGATCTGGTGGGAGTGGCAGAAGCTCAATCCGAATGCGCTGCCGGCGGATCTCGATTCCGTGCTGTCGCCGTGGAACTACACCATCCGCGACACGCTCGACATCGCGCCGTTCGGCTACGAATACGTCCGCAGCTCGCATTTCATGCCGGTTGGACTCGAGGCGCCGGTCAGCCGCTTCGTGTCGCAGCCGATCAACGTGCCGCAGGCCGCGCGCAGCTTCAAACGCGCGGAGATCCGCCTGCATCAGGTGCCGCAATTGATGCGCTCCTGCTTCGTGCGCGCCTTCCTGAACGAACCCGGCGCCGATGCCTCGACGCCGATCAAGGGCAATCCGCACTACGCCGGCTACATCTCGATCTTCGGACACGGGGCCTGCTACGGCGGTCCCGGCCATTGCGATATCCCGCCGCCGCAGCCGCGGCGCTTCGACCAGCGCGGGCGCAGCCACAACACGCCACGCGTCCATCGCATCGACGTCACGGCCGCCGCCAGGCAGGCGCTCAAGAAGAAGGGCCCGCTGCAGATCACGCTGGTCGTGATCGGCGGCGACTACCAGGAGGAGAGGGAGCTTCTGAAGCTGGAAGGCGTGTCGATCAGTTTCCTGGATTGAGAAAGCGGCGGGGAAGTCATGGCGACGTATCGAATCCATCCGGGCATCGGCATCGCGCGCCTGGGCAACAGCGACAGCGAATTCTACCTCGCGCCGGAGACGCCCGCGGCGATGCCGCTCGCCTGCGACAGTTTCGGCAATCCCCTGCACGGCCCCGACGGGGTCACACCCGTTCCGGTCAAGACCTTCAAGGATGCGCAGGGCCGCGTGAAGCGCCAGGCCGCGCGCTTCCAGATCTTCGTCTATGACGATGAGTCCCCGGAAGGCAGGCCGCTGGCGCTCGGCGATGCCGTGGAGGGCGGCGGCAATCATGGTGTGCTCGTCGACATCCAGTGGCGCGTCTATGTCGCCAACAAGAAGGCCTCCTGGTACCCGTTCACCGAGCTCAAGGGCGAGCACGGTTACGCCCCCGGCAGCGCGCGCCGCAACGCCGACATCACCGGCCAGGACCGTGACCTGCTCATCATCGATCCCGGCCCGCGCAGCGTGAACGCGACCACCAACCGGCGCGCGCATTTCGATCGTTCGGGCGGGCCCGGCGGCTACGCCACCACGTTTCCGCCGAAGGGACTCCAGCCGTTCGACATCGACACGCTGGGCGAGATGATGACCGACAACAAGGGCCGCCTGGTCGTGCTCGGCGGTCACGGCAATTCGGGCATGGACATCAGCGGCAGCTTCGGTCCGAAGATCGAGGACTATGCCAACACCGACGGCTGGTACGACGACATCTCCGACGGACCGGTGATGGCGCGGCTGATCATGTATTCGAAACAAGTCGGCCAGACCCGCTACATCGACGTCGAGTTTCCGGCCTGGGTCGTGGTCGGCTATCCGCGCTTCGTACCTGAGATCCTCGACATGATCACGATGGACGAGGTGCTGTACGATCTCTATGTGCGCCAGTTCGCCACCGACACCGGCATCTACGGTACGCTCGGCACCTATGACGATCCGCAGCAGATCCCGTTCCGCGACGAGGCGGCGCTGCGCCACTGGCAGGCCGGCCGTCTTGCCTGGAATCGCAACTACCGGCCATGGTTCTATCGCGACGTCTGGCCGATCCTGTTCCGGCCGGATGAATTCAGGTATCTGAACGATATCCTTCAGCAATCGAACTACCCGCACGATCAGGCGCAGCGCGGCACGTTCGATCCCGACAAATTATCGCAGACCCCGAAACGCGCGACGCGGCCGACGGCAACGGCAACACCGTCGGATGCGCCGTTGCGCGATGCCAGTCAGGGCGAAGCGGTCATGGCGGTGGCGGCGGTCGCAGGTCCGACCCACTATTCCAAGGCCGACGATCCCTACGGACCGATGCGCCGCTTCCTGTTCGATCTGTTGCGCCGTGCGGGCGAGGCCAATTCGTTCCAGGTGCAGGACCGGGCATCGTCGCGCGTCCATTCGCTGCCGCTGATGCCATTGTTGTGCGGCGACAATCCGCTGACCAACGAGACGCCGTCGAAGTTTCTTCATCTCACCGAGTACCAGCTCTTCATCCTCGGCCAATGGGCGCGCGGCTGGTTCATCAACGAGAAGGAGGAGGGCTGGCTGCCCGACGGCTATTCACCCTTCGCGCCTTATCCGAAGACGCCGCCGAAGACCGGCCGCGAGCTCGACCGCGGCGTGCTCAGCAACGTGCTCGGCGGCGCCTTTTGTCCGGGCGCCGAGCTCGGCTGGGTGATGCGCAACCCTTCGATCTACTGGGCGCCGTATCGCATCAACGCCGATCGCAGCGTCTCGGATTTCCTGCAGAGCGCCGCCCAAGCCAATCAGGACCACGGCACCGTGATTGCCGACCCGACCTTCAACGTCAACTCGCCGCTCAGCCAGGACAACGACTTCGAGATCGGTCTTCAGCCGGGTGACCTCACCAAATACATGGGTCTGCCCTGGCAGTCCGATTTCAACGAGTGCACCACGCAGCCGATCAACATCACCTACGCCGACTGGAACAATCTCTGGCCCGGCAGCGACAATGACGATCGCTTGCGGCGCGACGAGAAGACCTGGACCACGCTGTGGTGGCCGGCGCATCGGCCGTTGCAGTCGTTCGAGATCGCCTCGGTCTCGAACGGAAAGCCCAATTACGTCTGGACCACGTGGAGCCGCGGCGTCCCGCAGACGCCGGTCGGCGACCTCAAGATGGTCACCGAGTGGTCGCTGCTCGGTTTCATCGTGCGCAATCCCTACGAGCCGGCCGTCAAGCCCGCCGACAGTTATCAAGGTCCCAAATACATCAGCGTCGAGCGAACAACCGGGTCGAGGCCCGATCCCAAAAGCGAGGCATCATGAGCGACAATCCATTCGTCGGACATTGGACCTATCGCAGCCTGCTCAATGATCCCGACGTCAACACGGCCTTCAACAATCTCGAATTCGGCCGTGGCACGATCGAGATCGTGGACGGGCCGATGCAGCTGCTGACCGGCACGATCGGCGGCCCGGGCTGGTCGCTCGCGCTGAAGGGATCGCGCGCCTATGGATCGCCGATGCAGGTGCGTTTCCAGGGCACTGGCGTCGTCGGCGGCGAGGAATGGATCTACGATTATTGGGGCTCGCTGGTGCCGGCCTGGCCTAATGGCGTCGACCAGCGTCCGGCCATCGTCGGCTCGGTGATCCGGACCATCCCGCACAGCGGCGGCTCGCCCGGCACGGTGGCGCCTGCCGGTGTGGTGGCGTCGTTCTACGCAGTCCGGGCCGACTGACCTTGGCCGCGTTCGACATCATCGTTGCAGGCGCAGGTCCAGCCGGAGCGGCCGCTTCCCGCGCGCTTGCGATGTGCGCGCCGGAGCTTCGGGTTGCCGTGATCGCGCCGTCCGAGCGGCGCGGGCGAGGCGAAGGACGAGGCCAAGGACGAGGCGAGGTCTTGTCACCGCTGGTCCAGCCGGTGCTGCGGCAGCTGGGTCTGTGGCCGACTTTCCTGGCGCAGGGCTTTGCGCCGTCGCACCGCACGCTCACCTCCTGGGACCAGGCCGGCTTGACGTCGAGCGAATTGCTGCTGGAAGCGCGCGGGCCGTCATGGCGCGTTGACCGCCGGGCGTTCGATGGCTGGCTCACGGCGGCGGGGTGCCGCGCGGCCGAGTGCGTCGATGCGAAGGTCTGTCATCTCGCGCGCGAGGCGGACGGCTGGTCGATCGTTTGCGACGACGGCAACAGCCATTCGGCCCGGCTGATCATCGATGCGACGGGCCGTGCCCGCGCACTCGCCGACCGCCAGGGTTCGCGGACGAAAGCGCAGGACCGCCTGATTGCAGCCTATGCCGAGGCGACGACATCGGGGCCGGCCGCACCGGAACTGCTCGTCGAGGCCTTTGATGACGGCTGGTGGTACACGATGGCACTCGACCAGGGCAGGCGCGCCTTTGCCTGCATGACCGATGCCGATCTCGCGCGTGGCCTCGGGCTGAACACGCCGGACGGCTGGCGAGCAGCTCTCGCCAGGACGCAATTCGTCTCGGCGCTCGGGAGCAGGATCATTCGGCTCGAGCAACCCCGCTTGATCCCTGCGGGCAGTCGGTACGCCGCAACGACTGCCGGCTTCCATTTCCTCTGCGCAGGCGATGCCGCAAGCGCTTTTGATCCGATCTCGGGCCACGGCGTGGTCAAGGCCATGCGCTCGGGCGTGTTCGCTGCCTATGCCGCCTGCGATTGCCTCGCGCGCGGTGATGCGGCCGCTCTCGATCGCTACGGCGCGTGGATCGCGCGCGAGGCTGCGGCCTACGCGACGACGCTGAGCGAACACTACGGCAGTGTTTCGCGCTGGTCCGAGCGGCCGTTCTGGCGGCGCCGGCGTGCCGACGCGCCTTCACGCAATCCTTCGAGCAGTCTTCTGGAACAGTAGGGCGGACAACATGATGAAGAGCTTCGCGCGAATTGGTCTTGTCATCGCCGCGCTGGGACCGAGCCTTCCAGCATTCGCGGCGCCGGTTCCCCGTGCTTTCGAACCGCCGCCGACGCTGCCCGGACAGGGCAATGTCGTGGCCCTGGAGGCCGCCGTGGCGCCGGCCGTCGGCGGCTGCCGGCCGCAAGGATCGATCTCGCGCAGCGGCTCGATCGTCTCGGTGGTGCTCAACTTCGTGCGCGGCCGCTTCTTCATCAACAACCCGGATCCGACCGATCCGCAGCCGGATGGCCTCGACCCCGTCGAGCTGCGCTCCTATGGCGGCTGCAAGTCGGGCCCGGCCATCTTCGTCAAGCCCGGTGATACGCTGCGCGTCGACCTGATCAACCAGCTCGCGAAGGACGACCCGAGCTGTCTGCCCAATCCGCCGGAGGGGCTGGGCTTGCCGGCGTTGGT
Protein-coding regions in this window:
- a CDS encoding tyrosinase family protein, which translates into the protein MDTEALTVAYARVKAILDEAAGDSTADYGGAGRFWDKGAQALEAAEIFGIRMVAPVPEGHACCIPPHARSDASGLIKGLRGDAPFDGGRFPALPWGGKRVAPADVDRIADWIDAGCPDDATSVAVELAPGKPAKTATVKVSEIAEFAVAADGYSPAADAGEPRRRMNIDCMSEPQLERLRRGFRRLYDLDHWPEDRRNYNNQALIHQNHCQHGWERFLPWHRAYLYEFEQNLQDFEPGLMLPYWDFTMPEYRPEEPDKGRIIPNSMKAYLTEEAAETLLAALDPAPTAAQKKAILALARDRVTFTSQHSFFCYLINTIGYSAVTPDPANANRQCFIDALLHSNSLWYPLRYPAEYDGGGTINQVIHYHYPSADDIAQILSLNNFRDFGGGSVYDAAFGFLDQNPHNTMHIWTGGQNPDAGKAAYVCQGGPTATGTTPQPGAETARLRALTTRRNSAAQVGGRRFHARSDLYSQPRSGDMFSNLTASYDPVFWPIHVNIDRIWWEWQKLNPNALPADLDSVLSPWNYTIRDTLDIAPFGYEYVRSSHFMPVGLEAPVSRFVSQPINVPQAARSFKRAEIRLHQVPQLMRSCFVRAFLNEPGADASTPIKGNPHYAGYISIFGHGACYGGPGHCDIPPPQPRRFDQRGRSHNTPRVHRIDVTAAARQALKKKGPLQITLVVIGGDYQEERELLKLEGVSISFLD
- a CDS encoding LodA/GoxA family CTQ-dependent oxidase; amino-acid sequence: MATYRIHPGIGIARLGNSDSEFYLAPETPAAMPLACDSFGNPLHGPDGVTPVPVKTFKDAQGRVKRQAARFQIFVYDDESPEGRPLALGDAVEGGGNHGVLVDIQWRVYVANKKASWYPFTELKGEHGYAPGSARRNADITGQDRDLLIIDPGPRSVNATTNRRAHFDRSGGPGGYATTFPPKGLQPFDIDTLGEMMTDNKGRLVVLGGHGNSGMDISGSFGPKIEDYANTDGWYDDISDGPVMARLIMYSKQVGQTRYIDVEFPAWVVVGYPRFVPEILDMITMDEVLYDLYVRQFATDTGIYGTLGTYDDPQQIPFRDEAALRHWQAGRLAWNRNYRPWFYRDVWPILFRPDEFRYLNDILQQSNYPHDQAQRGTFDPDKLSQTPKRATRPTATATPSDAPLRDASQGEAVMAVAAVAGPTHYSKADDPYGPMRRFLFDLLRRAGEANSFQVQDRASSRVHSLPLMPLLCGDNPLTNETPSKFLHLTEYQLFILGQWARGWFINEKEEGWLPDGYSPFAPYPKTPPKTGRELDRGVLSNVLGGAFCPGAELGWVMRNPSIYWAPYRINADRSVSDFLQSAAQANQDHGTVIADPTFNVNSPLSQDNDFEIGLQPGDLTKYMGLPWQSDFNECTTQPINITYADWNNLWPGSDNDDRLRRDEKTWTTLWWPAHRPLQSFEIASVSNGKPNYVWTTWSRGVPQTPVGDLKMVTEWSLLGFIVRNPYEPAVKPADSYQGPKYISVERTTGSRPDPKSEAS
- a CDS encoding NAD(P)/FAD-dependent oxidoreductase, whose protein sequence is MSPLVQPVLRQLGLWPTFLAQGFAPSHRTLTSWDQAGLTSSELLLEARGPSWRVDRRAFDGWLTAAGCRAAECVDAKVCHLAREADGWSIVCDDGNSHSARLIIDATGRARALADRQGSRTKAQDRLIAAYAEATTSGPAAPELLVEAFDDGWWYTMALDQGRRAFACMTDADLARGLGLNTPDGWRAALARTQFVSALGSRIIRLEQPRLIPAGSRYAATTAGFHFLCAGDAASAFDPISGHGVVKAMRSGVFAAYAACDCLARGDAAALDRYGAWIAREAAAYATTLSEHYGSVSRWSERPFWRRRRADAPSRNPSSSLLEQ